The Thermococcus sp. CX2 genome includes a window with the following:
- a CDS encoding M55 family metallopeptidase — protein MRAFISVDLEGLPYIVSREHLFVKGALYNEARRIATEIVKVTAEALHRNGFDEVVVADSHGPMVNVIPEEMPEYVELVRGFPRPLSMVAFAKGSDAALFLGYHAKAGTSYATFDHTYSGASIDRLEINGVEVSEFLLNAYLLGSWGVPVILVGGDRRLIEEDVKRFTPWVEGVAFKESPSRYAAKSPSMVRLRGELQEGIARAVERLKNGEAKPLKTEEPVNVRVRFLRSDMADTAELLPFIKRLDGKTVEFEAKTVEEAYKVFELLTLAAAGVNAIVTR, from the coding sequence ATGCGCGCTTTTATTTCCGTCGATCTTGAGGGGCTCCCCTACATCGTCAGCAGGGAGCACCTCTTCGTTAAAGGGGCCCTCTACAACGAGGCCAGAAGGATAGCGACCGAGATAGTTAAGGTAACCGCAGAGGCCCTCCACAGGAACGGCTTCGATGAGGTCGTAGTTGCCGACAGCCACGGCCCGATGGTGAACGTCATCCCAGAGGAAATGCCCGAGTACGTAGAGCTTGTTAGGGGCTTTCCAAGGCCCCTGAGCATGGTGGCCTTCGCCAAGGGAAGCGATGCAGCGCTCTTCCTCGGCTACCACGCCAAAGCCGGAACGAGCTACGCAACCTTTGACCACACCTACAGCGGGGCTTCGATAGACAGGCTCGAGATAAACGGCGTCGAGGTCAGCGAGTTCCTCCTGAACGCCTACCTCCTCGGGAGCTGGGGAGTTCCCGTAATCCTCGTCGGCGGTGACAGGAGGCTCATCGAGGAGGACGTTAAGAGGTTCACCCCGTGGGTTGAGGGAGTGGCATTCAAGGAATCGCCCTCACGCTATGCAGCCAAAAGTCCAAGCATGGTGAGGCTCAGAGGGGAGCTCCAGGAGGGGATTGCCAGGGCCGTTGAGAGGCTCAAGAACGGTGAGGCAAAGCCGCTGAAAACGGAGGAGCCAGTGAACGTTAGGGTCCGCTTCCTGAGGAGCGACATGGCAGATACCGCTGAACTTCTCCCGTTCATCAAGAGACTGGACGGAAAGACTGTCGAGTTCGAGGCAAAAACCGTGGAGGAAGCCTACAAGGTCTTCGAGCTACTAACCCTCGCGGCGGCTGGAGTGAACGCCATCGTCACGAGGTAA
- the carB gene encoding carbamoyl-phosphate synthase (glutamine-hydrolyzing) large subunit, giving the protein MPMVSKVLVLGSGAIKIGEAAEFDYSGSQALKALKEEGIETILVNPNVATIQTSHEMADKVYLLPLDVKFVEEVIKKERPDGILLGFGGQSALSLGVALYESGILDKYGVKVLGTPIEGIKKALDRERFRETMIKAGLPIPPSGAAKSVEEAIEIAEKIGFPVIVRVSFNLGGRGSFVAWNRKEFENYIIRAFAQSEIGEVLVEKYLYHWKEIEFEVVRDKNGNAVAVACLENFDPMGVHTGDSIVVAPSQTLTNREYQLLRSAAIKVAEAIGLVGECNVQLALNPKSEEFYIIETNPRMSRSSALASKVTGYPLAYIAAKLALGYTLDELLNGVTGVTTAAFEPSLDYVVVKVPRWDLEKFENANKRINSEMKSIGEVMAIGRNLHEAFQKAIRMVDIGDELIGEYYEKEEPLEEVMKRIKNYEPYMPMHIAKALKLGASIDEIYEVTGIDRFYLYIIEDLVRVAEELKRNPTEELISEAKKLGFSDKQIERLVGKKLKEFTKPKIFVKQIDTLAGEFPAKTNYLYMTYDAQENDIPHTEKPKVLVLGAGVFRIGVSVEFDWAVVNFANSAKKMGYEVIVLNYNPETVSTDWDINDKLYFEEITLERVLDIYKFEKPKGVVAFAGGQLANSLAKKLEQNGVRLLGTRGTSVDVAENRAKFSKLLEDLGIKQPPWTTARSVKEVLKFAEEVGYPVMIRPSYVLSGTAMKVAYNEKELREYLSLAANVSPEHPVVVSKFLDAMEAEIDAVSDGKRVVGVTLEHIEKAGVHSGDATMVTPYRYLKPKQVKKMQEIALELALALGIRGPFNIQFLVNDDVYVLELNLRTSRSMPFSSKARGVNLMELAAQAVFDGKLSIGEKYKYYEIPPKAFAVKSPQFSWSQLQNAYPFLGPEMRSTGEVAALGSEFEDALLKSWLSVKPNRMPEKSILVYGYGREKDKLSETAKILESLGYEVFTLENSLSIGNPISKEKAVALMKNSKIDLVMTSGYAKDRDYKVRRTAVDLNVPIVLDANLAYELSKALAWAKENEFEIKELSEYYGIKFR; this is encoded by the coding sequence ATGCCCATGGTTTCTAAAGTCTTAGTTTTGGGTTCCGGTGCAATAAAGATTGGTGAGGCTGCTGAATTCGATTACAGCGGGAGTCAGGCGTTAAAAGCCCTAAAAGAAGAAGGCATTGAAACCATCTTAGTAAACCCAAACGTTGCTACAATCCAGACTAGCCATGAGATGGCGGACAAAGTTTACCTCCTTCCTCTGGATGTCAAATTTGTTGAGGAAGTTATAAAGAAAGAGAGGCCGGATGGAATTTTGTTAGGCTTTGGTGGGCAAAGTGCCTTATCTTTGGGTGTAGCACTCTATGAAAGCGGAATTTTGGATAAATACGGTGTTAAAGTCCTTGGCACACCCATAGAAGGCATAAAGAAAGCCTTGGATAGAGAAAGGTTTAGGGAGACAATGATAAAAGCTGGTCTCCCAATACCACCAAGCGGAGCGGCTAAAAGCGTTGAAGAAGCAATTGAAATAGCGGAGAAGATTGGCTTCCCTGTCATCGTTAGGGTGAGCTTCAACCTCGGCGGTAGAGGCTCTTTCGTTGCTTGGAATAGGAAAGAGTTTGAAAACTATATAATTAGGGCTTTCGCTCAGAGTGAGATTGGCGAGGTTTTGGTCGAGAAATACCTCTATCACTGGAAAGAGATAGAGTTTGAAGTTGTGAGGGATAAAAACGGAAATGCCGTTGCCGTTGCATGCTTAGAGAACTTTGACCCGATGGGAGTTCATACTGGAGATTCCATAGTTGTCGCTCCCTCTCAAACCCTTACTAACAGGGAGTATCAACTCCTAAGGAGCGCGGCAATAAAGGTTGCTGAAGCAATAGGTTTAGTTGGCGAGTGCAACGTCCAGTTGGCTTTAAACCCGAAATCTGAGGAGTTTTACATAATCGAGACAAATCCAAGGATGAGCCGCTCATCTGCGTTAGCGAGCAAGGTAACGGGTTATCCTTTAGCCTATATAGCGGCAAAGCTTGCTTTGGGCTACACCTTAGATGAGCTCTTGAATGGTGTAACTGGAGTTACTACAGCGGCCTTTGAGCCGAGCTTAGATTATGTTGTCGTTAAAGTTCCGAGATGGGACCTAGAGAAGTTTGAGAACGCAAACAAGAGGATAAATTCGGAGATGAAGAGCATTGGAGAAGTTATGGCAATAGGACGAAACTTGCACGAGGCATTCCAAAAGGCAATTAGAATGGTTGATATTGGAGATGAGCTGATTGGTGAATATTACGAAAAGGAAGAACCCTTGGAAGAAGTTATGAAGAGAATAAAGAACTATGAACCTTACATGCCAATGCACATAGCTAAAGCATTAAAGCTGGGGGCAAGCATTGATGAGATTTATGAAGTCACTGGAATAGACCGCTTTTATCTCTACATAATCGAAGACCTTGTTAGAGTGGCGGAAGAGCTAAAGAGGAACCCAACTGAAGAGCTTATAAGTGAAGCGAAGAAGCTCGGCTTCAGCGATAAGCAAATAGAGAGGTTAGTGGGTAAGAAGTTGAAGGAATTCACGAAGCCAAAAATCTTCGTGAAGCAGATTGACACTTTGGCTGGAGAATTTCCTGCAAAGACAAATTATCTGTACATGACCTATGATGCCCAAGAAAACGACATTCCTCACACGGAAAAGCCAAAAGTTTTGGTTTTGGGTGCTGGAGTCTTTAGGATAGGTGTCAGCGTTGAGTTTGATTGGGCAGTTGTGAATTTTGCAAATTCAGCAAAGAAGATGGGGTATGAGGTTATCGTGCTTAATTATAACCCCGAAACAGTTTCAACAGACTGGGACATTAATGATAAGCTCTATTTCGAGGAGATAACCCTTGAGAGAGTTTTGGACATCTACAAGTTTGAGAAGCCCAAAGGTGTCGTTGCCTTTGCTGGCGGACAGTTAGCTAATTCCTTGGCTAAAAAGCTTGAGCAGAATGGAGTTAGGCTTTTGGGAACGAGAGGAACGAGTGTTGATGTAGCTGAAAACAGAGCGAAGTTCTCCAAACTCCTCGAAGATTTGGGAATAAAGCAGCCGCCTTGGACAACTGCGAGGAGCGTCAAAGAGGTCTTAAAGTTCGCCGAGGAAGTTGGGTATCCAGTTATGATAAGGCCAAGCTACGTTTTGAGCGGAACTGCAATGAAAGTTGCCTACAATGAGAAAGAGCTGAGAGAATACCTCTCCTTAGCGGCAAATGTGTCTCCAGAACACCCAGTGGTGGTTTCAAAATTCTTAGATGCCATGGAAGCTGAGATAGATGCTGTGTCAGATGGAAAGAGGGTTGTCGGCGTTACTCTGGAGCACATAGAAAAAGCCGGTGTTCACAGTGGAGACGCTACGATGGTGACGCCTTACCGCTATCTAAAACCCAAGCAAGTTAAAAAGATGCAGGAAATCGCTTTAGAACTTGCTTTGGCTTTAGGAATTAGAGGGCCGTTCAACATACAGTTCTTGGTAAACGATGACGTCTATGTCCTTGAACTAAACTTAAGAACGAGCAGATCAATGCCATTCTCAAGCAAAGCAAGAGGCGTAAATTTAATGGAGTTAGCGGCTCAGGCGGTATTTGATGGGAAGCTCTCAATTGGTGAGAAGTACAAATACTATGAGATACCTCCAAAGGCTTTCGCTGTGAAAAGTCCACAGTTCTCGTGGTCTCAGCTCCAAAACGCTTATCCATTCTTAGGCCCAGAAATGCGTTCCACGGGAGAGGTAGCAGCTCTCGGTAGCGAATTCGAGGATGCACTGCTTAAGAGCTGGCTCTCAGTGAAGCCGAACAGAATGCCCGAAAAGAGCATATTAGTCTACGGCTATGGAAGAGAAAAAGATAAGCTAAGCGAAACAGCTAAGATTCTTGAATCTCTCGGCTACGAAGTATTTACGCTGGAGAACAGCCTAAGCATCGGAAACCCCATAAGCAAAGAGAAGGCAGTAGCGTTAATGAAAAACAGTAAGATCGACTTGGTGATGACCTCTGGCTATGCAAAAGACAGGGATTACAAGGTAAGGAGAACTGCAGTAGACTTAAACGTCCCAATTGTTTTAGATGCAAACCTGGCTTATGAGCTGTCAAAAGCTCTCGCTTGGGCCAAAGAGAACGAGTTTGAAATTAAAGAGCTAAGTGAATATTATGGGATAAAGTTCCGGTAA
- a CDS encoding geranylgeranylglyceryl/heptaprenylglyceryl phosphate synthase → MNLKLGKVESYIHEKLEKEKLHFVLLDPDDIGPETAGKIAEMSEEVGVDAIMIGGSTGAEGDVLDGVVRAIKESSSLPVILFPGSHGGINKYADAIFFMSLLNSRNPFFITGAQALGAFQVKRYGIEPIPMAYLIIEPGETVGWVGDAKPIPRHKPKLAAAYALAGQYLGMRLVYLEAGSGAPEPVPPEMIAVVKKVIDVPLIVGGGIRSGEQARTAVKAGADIIVTGTAIEKAGSLEEAKKRLESIIRGIKG, encoded by the coding sequence ATGAATCTCAAACTCGGAAAGGTTGAATCTTACATTCATGAGAAGCTTGAGAAGGAAAAGCTCCACTTCGTTCTCCTCGATCCAGACGACATTGGCCCAGAAACGGCCGGAAAAATAGCAGAGATGAGCGAGGAAGTTGGAGTCGATGCGATTATGATAGGGGGCTCAACTGGGGCCGAGGGGGACGTCCTCGACGGTGTTGTAAGGGCGATAAAGGAGAGCTCCAGCCTTCCGGTCATACTCTTTCCGGGCTCCCACGGAGGCATAAACAAGTACGCAGATGCTATCTTCTTCATGAGCTTGCTTAACTCGAGGAATCCCTTCTTCATAACCGGTGCCCAGGCTCTTGGGGCCTTCCAGGTGAAACGCTACGGAATAGAGCCGATTCCAATGGCCTACCTCATAATCGAGCCTGGAGAAACCGTCGGATGGGTCGGCGATGCAAAGCCTATCCCAAGGCACAAGCCAAAACTGGCTGCGGCCTACGCTTTGGCCGGCCAGTACTTAGGGATGCGCCTCGTTTACCTCGAGGCAGGAAGCGGTGCCCCCGAGCCAGTTCCGCCGGAGATGATAGCCGTCGTCAAGAAGGTTATAGACGTCCCGCTAATAGTTGGCGGGGGAATAAGGAGCGGGGAGCAGGCCAGAACTGCGGTAAAGGCGGGGGCAGATATAATCGTTACGGGAACTGCAATAGAGAAAGCCGGCTCGCTGGAAGAGGCTAAGAAGAGGCTGGAGAGCATAATAAGAGGAATCAAAGGATAA
- the carA gene encoding glutamine-hydrolyzing carbamoyl-phosphate synthase small subunit, with product MKAYLLLEDGTIVEGKGFGAEGVKFGEVVFTTAMVGYPESLTDPSYKGQILVMTYPLIGNYGVPSKEIRENGIPLHYESDKIQVEGYVISKLMRPSHWASEMSLDEWLKKERIPGIEGVDTRALVKKIREKGVMMGALAVGDYEKEELEKIMEKVRKLSYDEANFVDKVTPKEIIIHEPKKADKTVVVVDCGIKYGILREFLKRGFKVIRIPYTYDPIKAFEEFNADGIFLSNGPGNPALLETLVEKAKAVIEYNVPTMGICLGSQILALADGAEIYKLKYGHRGINKPVKDLKTGKVFVTTQNHGYAVKPESLNEFKVWMINLDDKSVEGIYHPNKPIIATQFHPEASPGPLDSTWVFDLFAKLIKGDAHGF from the coding sequence GTGAAAGCTTATCTCTTATTAGAAGATGGGACCATTGTAGAGGGAAAGGGATTCGGGGCCGAGGGAGTCAAGTTCGGAGAGGTGGTCTTTACAACAGCAATGGTCGGTTATCCAGAGTCATTAACGGATCCATCATACAAGGGACAAATTCTGGTCATGACCTATCCACTAATTGGAAACTACGGCGTGCCAAGTAAAGAAATCAGGGAAAATGGCATTCCCCTCCACTATGAGTCAGATAAAATTCAAGTTGAAGGTTACGTGATTTCAAAACTCATGCGACCAAGCCACTGGGCAAGCGAAATGAGCTTAGACGAGTGGCTCAAAAAAGAAAGAATTCCAGGGATAGAGGGCGTTGATACAAGGGCGTTAGTTAAGAAGATAAGGGAAAAAGGAGTTATGATGGGAGCTTTAGCCGTTGGTGATTATGAGAAGGAAGAGCTTGAAAAGATCATGGAGAAGGTCAGAAAGCTAAGTTATGATGAAGCAAATTTCGTTGATAAGGTGACTCCAAAAGAAATAATAATTCATGAACCCAAAAAAGCAGATAAGACCGTTGTTGTGGTTGATTGTGGGATTAAGTATGGTATCCTGCGAGAATTCTTAAAGAGAGGCTTTAAGGTCATAAGGATACCTTACACCTACGACCCAATAAAGGCCTTCGAGGAATTTAACGCCGATGGGATATTCCTAAGCAATGGACCAGGAAATCCAGCTCTGCTAGAGACGTTGGTGGAGAAGGCTAAAGCTGTAATTGAGTACAACGTCCCTACAATGGGGATATGCTTAGGCAGTCAAATATTGGCTTTAGCTGACGGTGCGGAGATTTACAAGCTTAAATACGGCCACAGAGGAATTAACAAGCCAGTCAAAGACCTAAAAACAGGAAAGGTCTTTGTAACGACGCAAAACCACGGCTACGCGGTAAAGCCCGAAAGCTTGAACGAATTTAAAGTCTGGATGATTAATCTCGACGATAAGAGCGTTGAGGGAATTTATCATCCAAATAAACCGATTATAGCGACCCAATTCCACCCCGAGGCTTCTCCCGGGCCTTTAGATTCAACTTGGGTCTTTGACCTTTTTGCAAAACTAATCAAAGGTGATGCCCATGGTTTCTAA
- a CDS encoding ScpA family protein, whose translation MESRREEEITPVDILLQLVQMGKVDPWNIDIVDLTEKYIERLREMKELDLRVSARAILAASILVRMKSEALLYADEKEEEEKHEEHIRVEVEPLAPPLRRVERYYTFDDLLDALMDALEEAEKRKPRKKKKVEIEEEIFVVDDFRVDIEKHVNRLHEIVRKLYSETREPIRFWDLVFDPSPKIVARTFLYLLFLSNMGKVELIQEEPFGEILVVPVEESA comes from the coding sequence ATGGAATCCCGCAGGGAAGAGGAAATCACTCCCGTTGATATACTCCTTCAGCTCGTCCAGATGGGAAAGGTGGATCCGTGGAACATTGACATAGTCGATCTTACAGAAAAGTACATCGAAAGGCTCAGGGAGATGAAGGAGCTCGACCTCCGTGTTTCCGCGAGGGCCATCTTAGCTGCTTCAATCCTCGTCAGGATGAAGAGCGAAGCTTTGCTGTACGCGGACGAGAAAGAGGAGGAAGAGAAGCACGAGGAGCACATCCGCGTCGAGGTCGAGCCTCTGGCACCTCCGCTCAGGAGGGTGGAGCGCTACTACACCTTCGATGACCTGCTGGATGCCCTCATGGACGCGCTGGAGGAGGCGGAAAAGCGGAAGCCGAGGAAAAAGAAGAAGGTCGAGATAGAGGAGGAGATATTCGTCGTCGATGACTTCAGAGTTGACATTGAGAAGCACGTCAACAGGCTCCACGAGATAGTCAGGAAACTCTACAGCGAGACCAGGGAGCCGATAAGGTTCTGGGACCTGGTCTTTGACCCCAGTCCGAAAATAGTTGCCAGGACCTTCCTCTACCTTCTCTTTCTCTCCAACATGGGCAAGGTCGAGCTGATTCAAGAGGAGCCCTTCGGGGAGATACTGGTGGTGCCGGTGGAGGAGAGCGCTTAG
- a CDS encoding DUF2095 family protein, producing the protein MDEQKKKRPIDEFAWQEYDKEEFKETFPNLYEELEGGGVPIDAYRTDEREAIVEEDELMDFTGYNPTIIDFLRRCETDEEALEIINWMEERGEITHEMAKELRITLVEKGVRAFGPKKEWGWYERHRKRE; encoded by the coding sequence ATGGACGAGCAGAAGAAGAAACGCCCCATTGACGAGTTCGCTTGGCAGGAGTACGATAAGGAGGAATTCAAGGAGACCTTTCCTAACCTCTATGAGGAGCTTGAGGGGGGAGGCGTTCCGATAGACGCTTACAGAACCGACGAAAGGGAGGCCATTGTCGAGGAAGACGAGCTCATGGATTTCACCGGCTACAACCCAACCATCATCGATTTTCTGAGGAGGTGCGAGACTGACGAGGAAGCGCTCGAAATCATCAATTGGATGGAGGAGCGCGGTGAGATAACCCACGAGATGGCCAAGGAGCTCAGGATAACCCTCGTCGAGAAGGGTGTTAGGGCCTTCGGTCCCAAGAAGGAGTGGGGTTGGTACGAGCGGCACAGGAAGCGGGAGTGA
- a CDS encoding DUF123 domain-containing protein gives MKGSYFLVILLDKDKEIATKGRTFSLKGGYYVYVGSAMNSLEKRVARHFRREKKLHWHIDFLLKDAELLRAYLIPSDEKLEEKLSVEVSLHGEPVEGFGAGDVKVSTNLYRFEREPDEILMEILRKLGLKWKRVKSGEEIMEFGEENESQTRKG, from the coding sequence ATGAAGGGCTCTTACTTTTTGGTTATATTGCTCGACAAGGATAAGGAAATAGCGACGAAAGGCAGGACGTTTTCTCTGAAGGGGGGCTACTACGTTTACGTCGGCTCGGCCATGAACTCCCTGGAAAAACGCGTTGCGAGGCACTTCAGAAGGGAGAAGAAGCTCCACTGGCACATAGACTTCCTGCTGAAGGATGCCGAGTTGCTGAGGGCATACTTGATACCGAGTGATGAGAAACTGGAAGAGAAGCTTTCTGTGGAGGTCTCGCTCCATGGTGAACCCGTTGAGGGCTTCGGCGCTGGAGATGTTAAGGTCAGCACAAACCTCTACCGCTTCGAGAGAGAGCCCGACGAGATTTTGATGGAAATTCTAAGGAAGCTCGGCCTGAAGTGGAAAAGGGTTAAAAGTGGGGAGGAGATTATGGAATTCGGTGAGGAAAATGAATCTCAAACTCGGAAAGGTTGA
- a CDS encoding DEAD/DEAH box helicase, with protein MYLRRDLIQPRVYQEVIYARCKEKNCLVVLPTGLGKTLIAMLIADYRLSKYGGKVLMLAPTKPLAVQHAESFRKLFNLPADKINVLTGELSPKERAEIWEKSVVITATPQTIENDVLTGRISLEDVVLLVFDEAHRAVGNYAYVFIAKEYLKTARNPLVLGLTASPGSDEGRIREIIENLGIEHVEVRTESSPDVKPYVQRVAFEWVKVELPGIYKEVRSLLREMLKESLKPLAQFGLVSSYSPDISKREVLQAGSKINAEVAKGNYEVGRLRMYQAKAVKLQHAIELLETQGLTALQAYLKKLREDKRTKSSKELMDDPRMRKIIYLLVQAKELGVDHPKMEKLKGLVKEQLSKKPNSKIIVFTNYRDTGKKIVEELRSMGISAERFIGQASRSNDKGMSQRQQKEVLERFSRGEFSVLVATSVGEEGLDVPEVDLVVFYEPVPSAIRSIQRRGRTGRHRPGRVVILMAKGTRDEAYYWSSRRKEKGMFEAIRKIARELEAEMKEREDMKRGKITSLDAFLKPKKKPAEEKAEGIEEAEKPSEEKVEKHEKAEPSKEGIYEKLPIKPVFVRKPKGIVVYVDSRELRSGVPKHLRELGAEVEVKTLDVADYVVSEEVGIERKSANDFIQSIIDGRLFDQVERLKRAYEKPVIIIEGQLYGIRNVHPNAIRGAIAAVTLDWGVPILFSSGPEETAQFIYLLAKREQEERKKEVRLRSEKKALTLAERQRLIVEGLPNVSATLAKRLLKHFGNVERVFTATEEELQEVEGIGPKKAREIRKVITAPYVEED; from the coding sequence ATGTATCTCCGCAGGGACCTCATCCAGCCCAGGGTTTATCAGGAGGTCATCTACGCGCGGTGTAAGGAAAAGAACTGTCTCGTTGTCCTGCCGACAGGGTTAGGAAAGACTCTCATCGCCATGCTCATAGCAGACTACCGCCTCTCCAAATACGGTGGCAAAGTCCTCATGCTCGCTCCGACGAAGCCGCTTGCGGTTCAGCACGCTGAGAGCTTCAGAAAGCTCTTCAACCTCCCAGCAGATAAGATAAACGTTCTCACGGGCGAGCTTTCCCCGAAGGAGAGGGCCGAAATCTGGGAGAAGAGCGTTGTAATCACGGCAACCCCGCAAACGATAGAGAACGACGTTTTAACGGGGCGGATTTCTCTTGAGGACGTTGTCCTGCTCGTCTTCGATGAGGCCCACCGGGCAGTGGGCAACTATGCCTACGTTTTCATAGCTAAGGAATACCTCAAAACTGCCAGAAATCCCCTCGTCCTTGGCTTAACGGCCTCCCCTGGAAGCGACGAGGGGAGGATAAGGGAGATAATTGAAAACCTCGGCATCGAGCACGTCGAGGTTAGAACCGAGAGCTCACCCGACGTGAAGCCCTACGTCCAGAGGGTGGCCTTCGAGTGGGTTAAGGTAGAGCTCCCTGGCATCTACAAGGAGGTTCGCTCCCTGCTCAGGGAGATGCTCAAGGAAAGCCTCAAGCCCCTCGCCCAGTTCGGGCTGGTCAGTTCTTATTCGCCGGACATCTCGAAGAGAGAAGTTCTTCAGGCGGGCTCGAAGATAAACGCGGAGGTAGCAAAGGGCAACTATGAAGTTGGAAGGCTGAGGATGTACCAGGCTAAAGCAGTCAAGCTCCAGCACGCGATTGAGCTCTTGGAAACGCAGGGTTTGACGGCTCTGCAGGCCTACCTCAAAAAGCTCCGCGAGGACAAGAGGACGAAATCGAGCAAAGAGCTCATGGATGACCCCCGCATGAGGAAGATTATCTACCTCCTCGTCCAGGCGAAGGAGCTTGGCGTAGACCACCCAAAGATGGAGAAACTGAAGGGGCTCGTCAAGGAGCAGCTGAGCAAAAAGCCGAACTCTAAGATAATCGTCTTCACGAACTACAGGGACACTGGTAAGAAGATAGTGGAAGAGCTGAGGAGCATGGGAATCAGCGCCGAGCGCTTCATAGGCCAGGCAAGCAGGAGCAACGACAAAGGAATGAGCCAGAGGCAGCAGAAAGAGGTTCTCGAGAGGTTCTCACGCGGGGAGTTCAGCGTTCTGGTCGCCACGAGCGTCGGTGAGGAAGGCCTGGACGTTCCCGAAGTGGATTTGGTCGTATTCTATGAACCAGTGCCTTCCGCTATAAGGAGCATCCAGAGGCGCGGGAGGACAGGCAGACACAGGCCCGGAAGGGTAGTAATCCTCATGGCCAAAGGAACGCGCGACGAGGCCTACTACTGGAGCTCCAGGCGGAAGGAGAAGGGCATGTTTGAGGCGATTAGGAAGATCGCCCGTGAGCTTGAGGCCGAGATGAAGGAGAGGGAGGATATGAAGAGGGGTAAGATTACTTCCCTCGATGCTTTTCTAAAGCCCAAGAAGAAGCCGGCTGAAGAAAAAGCCGAGGGAATTGAGGAGGCTGAGAAGCCCTCTGAGGAGAAAGTGGAGAAACACGAAAAGGCCGAGCCCTCGAAGGAGGGAATCTACGAGAAGCTCCCGATAAAGCCCGTTTTCGTTAGAAAGCCGAAGGGGATAGTCGTTTACGTTGACAGCAGGGAGCTAAGAAGCGGCGTGCCAAAGCATCTCAGGGAGCTCGGCGCCGAGGTTGAGGTGAAAACGCTTGACGTTGCCGATTACGTGGTGAGCGAGGAGGTCGGAATAGAGCGCAAGAGCGCCAACGACTTCATCCAGTCCATAATAGACGGCCGCCTCTTCGACCAGGTGGAGAGGTTGAAGAGGGCCTACGAGAAGCCCGTGATAATCATCGAGGGGCAGCTCTACGGCATAAGAAACGTCCATCCCAATGCGATTAGAGGCGCTATAGCGGCTGTTACGCTCGACTGGGGAGTTCCGATACTCTTCTCCTCGGGTCCGGAAGAAACTGCCCAGTTTATCTATCTCCTAGCCAAGCGCGAGCAGGAGGAGAGGAAGAAGGAGGTAAGGCTCAGGAGCGAGAAGAAGGCCCTAACTCTCGCCGAGAGGCAGCGGTTGATAGTCGAGGGACTGCCCAACGTCTCGGCCACCCTGGCGAAGAGACTCCTTAAGCACTTCGGCAACGTCGAGAGGGTTTTCACCGCCACGGAGGAGGAGCTCCAGGAAGTTGAGGGCATCGGGCCGAAGAAGGCGAGGGAGATAAGGAAGGTGATAACGGCACCTTATGTGGAGGAAGATTAA